The DNA sequence CCACAGCGAATCGTAGCGAAGGGCGCGCTCGAGGGGATAATCGAGCATTGCGATCTGGCGCAGGCGGATTTCGCTCGCGCCGAGAGTGCCAATGCCGAGATGGCGGGGCGCGGAATGCGCGTGCTCGCCGTCGCCGGCCGCGATGCGGGGCCGGGCGGATTCACCGGGGTGCGCGCATCGGACGAGCGCGGGTTTCGTCTGTTCGGCCTGCTCGGGTTTCGCGATCCTCTCAGAGCTGCGGTTCCGGACGCGGTGGCGCAATGCCAGGGCGCTGGGGTGGAACTCAAGCTGATCACCGGCGACCATGCGCTCACCGCGCACGCGATCGCCGACGCCGCCGGAATCGCGCACAACGACGACGGCATCGTCACCGGCGCGCAACTCGACAGCGTTGACCAGCCGGCCTTCGAAGCGCTGGTTCGCCGCTGCAGCATCTTCGCGCGCATCCGCCCCGAACAAAAATATGCGATCGTCGAGGCCCTGAGGCGGGCGGGCGAAGTCGTCGCGATGACCGGCGACGGGATAAACGACGCGCCGGCGCTGCGCCGGGCGGACATTGGCGTGGCGATGGGCCGGCGCGGAACGGAGGTCGCACGCGCGGCTGCGGACATCGTGCTGCTCGAGGACGATTTCTCCGCGATGGTCGCAACGATTCGCGAAGGCCGCATTCTGCTCGACAACATTCAGCGCGCATTCCTTTATCTGGTCGGTTTCAAGGTAATGCTGGTGTCGCTCACGCTGTTGGCCCCGCTCTTTGGCCTTCCGCTGCTGCTATTGCCGGTGAATTTGGTCTGGCTCGAGATGATCGTGCATCCGGTCTCCGCGCTCGCCTTCGAGGGCCAACCTGCCGCCGATGACGTGATGCGACGGCCGCCGCGTCCGCCCGCATCGCCGCTTGTCGAGCGACCGGCCGCTTACCGTGCGGCTCTATCCGGCGCGCTGCTGACGGTGATGGCGCTTGCGCTCTTCGCACTGCGGCTCCGCCATGGCGAGAACTATGCCCGCAGCGTCGCGATGGTCGTCGCGGTGGTGGGAAGCCTGTTTCTCGTCTGGGCGGAGTACGCCGGGACGCGTCGATGGTGGCGGGTTCGCGCGCCGCAGCAGCGGCGATTTTGGCTGGTGATCTTTGCCGTAGCCGTCAGTCTGCCGGTATTCATGCTGATGCCGCCGCTGGCCACGCTGCTGATGATCCGCCCGATTGCTCCCGCCGATTGGGCGATCGCAATATCGGCGGCGGCAATCGCCGTCGGTTGGCGCGCATTCGGTGCGCGCAACTCTGGCAAACCTGAGGAGCTTCTCGAATGACGCGACGACCGCCGAGCGGCACAGTGTCCGAGGCGGACGATAGGCCGACTATCGTTACTCGCGACTCGGACCTGGGCAGGCGGCCCTCCTCCCGGAGCTTGCGCGGACTCGACTGGCTCAACTTCCTGCTCGCCGACGTGCAAAGCGGCGTGGGGCCGTTCCTCGCGATCTATCTTGCCGGCTATGGCTGGAACGAGCAGCGCGTGGGCCTTGCGCTCACGATTGGCTCAGTCGCCGGCATCGCATCGCAAACGCCAGCAGGCGCATTGGTGGACTGGCTCAAGTCCAAAAGAGCGCTGATTGCGGCGGGAGTGGCCGCTTTGGCTATCGGAGCTCTCTTCATTGCGTTCTTTCCTTCGTTCTGGCCGGTCGTGACAGCGCAAGTGCTTATCGGCGCAATGTCCAGTTTCTTCATGCCTGCCATCGCCGCCATCTCTCTTGGGATCGTGGGGCATAGACTGTTCAATCTCCGCCAGGGACGAAACCAGGCATTCAACTCGGCCGGCAACGTAGTCGCCGCCGTAATGATGGGTTTGATCGGATATTTCATTTCGAACCGCGGCGTCTTTTTCTTTGTCGCGGTTCTCGCAGTCCCGACCATTCTGTCGCTGTTCCTCATCCGCCCCGGCGAGATCGACTACGAATTAGCCAGGGGAGCCAGGGACGGCGAAGACGATCGAACTCCGGCAGGTGTCCTGGACCTGATCGAGGATCACCCGCTGATGATCTTCCTGTGCTGCGCAGTCATGTTTCACTTCGCCAACGCAGCTATGCTTCCGCTGCTCGGCGAGATGCTGGCGAAAGGCAAGGGTCGCACCTCGATGATGTTCATGTCCGCCTGTGTCGTGACCACGCAGTTC is a window from the Candidatus Binatus sp. genome containing:
- a CDS encoding cation-transporting P-type ATPase, which gives rise to MKGAIKLRAAATDPLSGLSHDEAARRLRKYGPNRLVRASRGAAILALIRTVADPMAVMLAAAGAVYYALGERTDAYVLFAAIVPVLAVDVILEARSRTALKKLAGVVAPRARVVRNGVQTEIPTADLVPGDLLLLKEGDIVHADALVRSGSNLALDESQLTGESEPVSKQPCEISGAIADAPEASRVYAGSRVLEGHGFAEVTATGERTRYGDLARLVAEVGPRPTPLERKTGRMVRWMVGVAITVSALLFVLRMLGGAPAGKAFLYAVSLAMSAVGEEFLLVLTMFLSIGAYRLSQHGVLVRRLASVETLGSTTVICLDKTGTLTAGEFVLEEHLPLGPEMSEEALLEAAALACEPQAADTMERKILAHCTEDGINVDALHSRWRLVHDYPFDPVGKHMSHVWSSREGAGSPQRIVAKGALEGIIEHCDLAQADFARAESANAEMAGRGMRVLAVAGRDAGPGGFTGVRASDERGFRLFGLLGFRDPLRAAVPDAVAQCQGAGVELKLITGDHALTAHAIADAAGIAHNDDGIVTGAQLDSVDQPAFEALVRRCSIFARIRPEQKYAIVEALRRAGEVVAMTGDGINDAPALRRADIGVAMGRRGTEVARAAADIVLLEDDFSAMVATIREGRILLDNIQRAFLYLVGFKVMLVSLTLLAPLFGLPLLLLPVNLVWLEMIVHPVSALAFEGQPAADDVMRRPPRPPASPLVERPAAYRAALSGALLTVMALALFALRLRHGENYARSVAMVVAVVGSLFLVWAEYAGTRRWWRVRAPQQRRFWLVIFAVAVSLPVFMLMPPLATLLMIRPIAPADWAIAISAAAIAVGWRAFGARNSGKPEELLE
- a CDS encoding MFS transporter, with translation MSEADDRPTIVTRDSDLGRRPSSRSLRGLDWLNFLLADVQSGVGPFLAIYLAGYGWNEQRVGLALTIGSVAGIASQTPAGALVDWLKSKRALIAAGVAALAIGALFIAFFPSFWPVVTAQVLIGAMSSFFMPAIAAISLGIVGHRLFNLRQGRNQAFNSAGNVVAAVMMGLIGYFISNRGVFFFVAVLAVPTILSLFLIRPGEIDYELARGARDGEDDRTPAGVLDLIEDHPLMIFLCCAVMFHFANAAMLPLLGEMLAKGKGRTSMMFMSACVVTTQFTITLLAAWAGRAAGSWGRKPLLLIGFGVLPIRGVLYTFTHNLYLLVGIQLLDGIGAGIFGVVSVLVIADLTRGTGRFNLTLGAIATAVGIGAALSQTIAGSIVHHFSDRAGFLFLASVAAAAFAILWLFMPETLDRKAGAHAPASMAKR